One genomic segment of Mycolicibacterium psychrotolerans includes these proteins:
- a CDS encoding acyl-CoA dehydrogenase family protein: protein MDFTTTEASEDLGGLVRTITESICTPEHQRALDGLGPDTGGRFDRDLWSKLIDADILSTTSPESLGGGGFGVLEEVAVLVALGRQLAAVPYLESVVLGAGALAAFGSEALQQDWAAPAIGGEKILAIALDGEMGEGPVRAQATGSGFTLTGTRTLVAYGPHADAFLVPAETDSGAAVFVVSAAEPGVTVTALDTTGHGSMGALELHGAEVPAERRVGGPEVLDWLVTRAALGRSAYQLGVVERALELTSAYAREREQFDRPIGSFQAVSSRLADGYIDIKGLRLTLTQAAWRLSEDLPADVDVASAAFWAAEAGHRVAHTTVHVHGGVGIDTDHPVHRYFLAAKQTEFALGGATGQLLRIGRELADTPA from the coding sequence ATGGACTTCACGACCACAGAGGCCAGCGAGGATCTCGGCGGCCTGGTGCGCACCATCACCGAGTCGATCTGCACGCCGGAGCATCAGCGCGCACTCGACGGCCTCGGCCCCGACACGGGCGGACGGTTCGACCGCGATCTCTGGAGCAAGCTGATCGACGCGGACATCCTGTCCACCACGTCGCCGGAGTCGTTGGGCGGCGGCGGTTTCGGGGTTCTGGAGGAGGTCGCGGTGCTGGTGGCGCTGGGCCGTCAGCTGGCCGCGGTGCCCTACCTCGAATCGGTGGTGCTCGGTGCGGGCGCGCTCGCCGCGTTCGGCTCCGAGGCGCTGCAGCAGGACTGGGCGGCGCCGGCGATCGGTGGCGAGAAGATCCTCGCGATCGCGCTCGACGGCGAGATGGGCGAGGGCCCCGTACGGGCGCAGGCCACCGGCTCGGGCTTCACGCTGACCGGCACGCGCACCCTGGTCGCCTACGGGCCGCACGCCGACGCCTTCCTGGTGCCGGCCGAAACAGACTCGGGTGCGGCCGTTTTCGTCGTGTCCGCGGCCGAGCCCGGTGTCACGGTGACCGCGCTGGACACCACCGGGCACGGCAGCATGGGCGCGCTGGAGCTACACGGTGCCGAGGTGCCCGCCGAGCGCCGGGTCGGAGGTCCCGAGGTGCTGGACTGGCTCGTCACCCGCGCCGCGCTGGGCCGCAGCGCCTATCAGCTTGGCGTAGTCGAACGGGCGCTCGAGCTCACCTCCGCCTATGCGCGCGAGCGCGAGCAGTTCGACCGGCCGATCGGCAGCTTCCAGGCGGTGTCCTCGCGGCTGGCCGACGGCTACATCGACATCAAGGGGCTGCGGCTGACCCTCACGCAGGCAGCGTGGCGGCTCTCCGAAGATCTGCCTGCCGACGTCGACGTCGCCAGTGCCGCGTTCTGGGCCGCCGAGGCGGGCCACCGCGTGGCACACACCACGGTGCACGTGCACGGCGGTGTCGGGATCGACACAGACCATCCGGTGCACCGCTACTTCCTGGCCGCCAAGCAGACGGAGTTCGCGCTCGGCGGGGCGACGGGGCAACTGCTCCGCATCGGCCGCGAGCTGGCCGACACCCCGGCCTGA
- a CDS encoding 3-oxoacyl-ACP reductase translates to MTDIDLSGRVAVVTGAAAGLGRAEAIGLARAGAMVVVNDIAPALDRSDVLDEIAGAGSKGVAVAGDISERSTADELVETADGLGGLGIVVNNAGITRDRILFNMTDEEWDAVIAVHLRGHFLLTRNAATYWRSKAKAGDGQVYGRIINTSSEAGLSGPIGQPNYGAAKAGITALTLSAARALGRFGVRANAIAPRARTAMTAGVFGDAPELGDGAVDPLSPEHVVNLVRFLASPAAEAVNGQLFIVYGPTVTLLAAPTAEKQFSADGDEWDASALSATLQNYFADRDPEKSFSAAMGLGDRD, encoded by the coding sequence TTGACCGACATCGATCTGTCCGGCCGCGTCGCGGTCGTCACCGGCGCCGCCGCCGGCCTGGGCCGCGCCGAAGCCATCGGACTCGCCCGCGCCGGCGCCATGGTCGTCGTCAATGACATCGCCCCGGCGCTCGACCGCTCCGACGTCCTCGACGAGATCGCCGGTGCGGGCTCGAAGGGCGTCGCCGTCGCCGGCGACATCAGTGAGCGCTCCACCGCCGACGAACTGGTCGAGACCGCCGACGGACTCGGCGGCCTTGGCATCGTCGTCAACAACGCCGGTATCACCCGCGACCGCATCCTGTTCAACATGACCGACGAGGAGTGGGATGCGGTCATCGCCGTGCATCTGCGCGGCCACTTCCTGCTGACCCGCAACGCAGCCACCTACTGGCGGTCGAAGGCCAAGGCCGGCGACGGGCAGGTGTACGGGCGGATCATCAACACCTCCTCGGAGGCGGGACTGTCCGGCCCGATCGGGCAGCCCAACTACGGTGCCGCCAAGGCCGGGATCACGGCGCTGACGTTGTCGGCGGCCCGCGCCCTCGGCCGCTTCGGCGTCCGCGCCAACGCGATCGCCCCCCGCGCCCGCACCGCGATGACCGCGGGCGTGTTCGGCGACGCGCCCGAACTCGGCGACGGCGCAGTGGACCCGCTGTCGCCGGAGCACGTGGTCAACCTGGTCCGATTCCTCGCCTCGCCTGCGGCCGAAGCCGTCAACGGACAGCTGTTCATCGTCTATGGTCCGACGGTGACGCTTCTCGCGGCGCCGACGGCAGAGAAGCAATTCAGTGCCGACGGCGACGAATGGGACGCGTCAGCGCTTTCAGCGACCTTGCAGAATTACTTTGCTGATCGCGATCCAGAGAAGAGTTTCTCTGCGGCGATGGGACTCGGGGATCGAGACTGA
- a CDS encoding MlaE family ABC transporter permease: MIEQLAAPARAVGGFVEMSLDTFAKTFRRPFQFREFLDQTWMIARVSLVPTLLVAIPFTVLVAFTLNILLREIGAADLSGAGTAFGTITQLGPVVTVLVVAGAGATAICADLGARTIREEIDAMRVLGIDPIQRLVVPRVLASTFVALLLNGLVCLIGLSGGYVFSVFLQGVNPGAFINGLTVLTGLGELVLAEIKALLFGVVAGLVGCYRGLTVKGGPKGVGNAVNETVVYAFICLFVINVIMTAVGVRVLAR, from the coding sequence TTGATCGAACAGCTTGCGGCGCCCGCGCGGGCCGTGGGCGGGTTCGTCGAGATGTCGTTGGACACCTTCGCCAAGACCTTCCGCCGCCCGTTCCAGTTCCGCGAGTTCCTCGATCAGACGTGGATGATCGCCCGGGTGTCACTGGTGCCCACGCTGCTGGTGGCGATCCCGTTCACCGTGCTGGTGGCGTTCACACTCAACATCCTGCTGCGCGAGATCGGCGCGGCCGACCTGTCGGGCGCCGGCACCGCGTTCGGCACCATCACCCAGCTGGGCCCGGTGGTGACGGTGCTCGTGGTCGCCGGGGCGGGCGCGACGGCGATCTGTGCCGATCTTGGCGCGCGCACGATCCGCGAGGAGATCGACGCGATGCGGGTGCTGGGCATCGACCCGATCCAGCGCCTGGTCGTGCCCCGCGTGCTGGCCTCGACGTTCGTGGCGCTGCTGCTCAACGGTCTGGTGTGCCTGATCGGACTGTCGGGCGGCTACGTGTTCTCGGTGTTCCTGCAGGGAGTCAACCCGGGCGCGTTCATCAACGGATTGACCGTGCTGACCGGTCTCGGGGAGTTGGTGCTCGCCGAGATCAAGGCGCTGCTGTTCGGTGTGGTGGCAGGGCTCGTGGGCTGCTACCGCGGGCTCACGGTCAAGGGCGGCCCCAAGGGCGTCGGCAACGCGGTCAACGAGACCGTGGTCTACGCGTTCATCTGCCTGTTCGTGATCAACGTGATCATGACGGCGGTCGGGGTCAGGGTGCTGGCGCGGTGA
- a CDS encoding acyl-CoA dehydrogenase family protein: protein MRIGYTPEQEELRRELRAYFSKLMTPERAEALASNDGEMGRGNVYRETVAQMGKDGWLTLSWPTEYGGQARPPMEGLIFNDEAAIANVPVPFLTINSVAPTIMGFGSDEQKKFFLPKIAAGELHFSIGYSEPGAGTDLASLRTTAVRDGDDYVINGQKMWTSLIAYADYVWLAARTNPEAKKHRGISMLIVPTTAEGFSWTPVHTMAGVDTSATYYQDVRVPVTSLVGEENAGWKLVTNQLNHERVALVSAQPIFLALNAVREWAQNTKDVHGNRLIDSEWVQLNLARVHAKAEVLKLINWELASTEDAAPSPADASAAKVYGTELATEAYRLLMEVLGTAATLRTNSPGALLRGRIERMHRSCLILTFGGGTNEIQRDIIGMVALGLPRVNR, encoded by the coding sequence ATGCGGATCGGCTACACCCCCGAACAAGAGGAGTTGCGTCGCGAACTGCGCGCGTACTTCTCGAAGCTCATGACGCCCGAGCGCGCCGAAGCGCTGGCGAGCAATGACGGCGAGATGGGGCGCGGGAACGTCTACCGCGAGACCGTCGCCCAGATGGGCAAGGACGGCTGGTTGACGCTGTCCTGGCCGACGGAGTACGGCGGGCAGGCACGTCCGCCGATGGAAGGGCTGATCTTCAACGACGAGGCGGCGATCGCCAACGTCCCGGTCCCGTTCCTGACGATCAACAGCGTCGCGCCGACGATCATGGGTTTCGGCAGCGATGAGCAGAAGAAGTTCTTCCTCCCCAAGATCGCCGCGGGTGAACTGCACTTCTCGATCGGCTACTCCGAGCCGGGTGCAGGCACCGACCTCGCCTCGCTGCGCACCACCGCGGTCCGCGACGGCGACGACTACGTGATCAACGGCCAGAAGATGTGGACGTCGCTCATCGCCTACGCCGACTACGTGTGGCTGGCGGCGCGGACCAACCCGGAAGCCAAGAAGCACCGCGGCATCTCGATGCTGATCGTGCCGACCACGGCGGAGGGCTTCTCGTGGACGCCGGTGCACACGATGGCGGGTGTCGACACCAGCGCGACCTACTACCAGGACGTCCGGGTGCCGGTGACCAGCCTCGTCGGCGAGGAGAACGCCGGCTGGAAGCTGGTGACCAACCAGCTCAACCACGAGCGGGTGGCCCTTGTCTCCGCGCAACCCATCTTCCTGGCGCTCAACGCCGTCCGCGAGTGGGCGCAGAACACCAAGGACGTCCACGGCAACCGGCTGATCGACTCGGAGTGGGTGCAGCTCAACCTCGCCCGCGTGCACGCCAAGGCCGAGGTGCTCAAGCTGATCAACTGGGAACTGGCCTCGACCGAGGACGCCGCGCCGTCACCGGCCGACGCGTCGGCGGCCAAGGTCTACGGCACCGAGCTGGCGACCGAGGCCTACCGCCTGCTGATGGAGGTGTTGGGCACCGCCGCCACGCTGCGGACGAACTCGCCGGGTGCGCTGCTGCGCGGCCGCATCGAGCGCATGCACCGCTCCTGCCTGATCCTGACGTTCGGTGGCGGCACCAACGAGATCCAGCGCGACATCATCGGCATGGTCGCGCTCGGCCTGCCCCGAGTGAACCGGTAA
- a CDS encoding MlaE family ABC transporter permease, with protein sequence MSYDVTLRLRRAFRGVPRLVDTVGEQALFYGESVRYIPNAITRYRRETVRLIAEMTMGTGALVMIGGTVGVAAFMTLASGGVIAVQGYSSLGNIGIEALTGFLSAFLNVRIVAPVIAGIALAATIGAGATAQLGAMRVAEEIDAVESMAVHSVSYLVSTRLIAGLIAIVPLYALSVLAAFFAARFTTVYINGQSAGLYDHYFNTFLVPTDLLWSFLQAIVMSIAVMLVHTYYGYNASGGPVGVGIAVGQAVRTSLIVVVTIVLFISLAVYGASGNFNLSG encoded by the coding sequence GTGAGCTACGACGTCACGCTGCGGCTGCGGCGCGCGTTCCGCGGGGTGCCTCGTCTGGTGGACACCGTGGGCGAGCAGGCGCTGTTCTACGGCGAATCGGTGCGCTACATCCCCAACGCGATCACCCGCTACCGTCGCGAGACGGTGCGGCTGATCGCCGAGATGACGATGGGCACCGGCGCGCTGGTGATGATCGGCGGCACGGTCGGGGTGGCGGCGTTCATGACGCTGGCGTCGGGTGGCGTCATCGCCGTGCAGGGCTACTCGTCGCTGGGCAACATCGGCATCGAGGCGCTGACCGGCTTCCTCTCGGCGTTCCTGAACGTGCGCATCGTCGCCCCGGTGATCGCCGGGATCGCGCTGGCGGCCACCATCGGCGCCGGCGCCACCGCCCAACTGGGCGCCATGCGGGTGGCCGAGGAGATCGATGCCGTCGAATCGATGGCCGTGCACTCGGTTTCGTACCTGGTTTCGACCCGGCTGATCGCCGGGCTGATCGCGATCGTCCCGCTCTACGCCCTGTCGGTGCTCGCCGCGTTCTTCGCCGCGCGGTTCACCACCGTCTACATCAACGGCCAGTCGGCCGGGCTGTACGACCACTACTTCAACACCTTCCTGGTGCCCACCGACCTGCTGTGGTCGTTCCTGCAGGCGATCGTGATGTCGATCGCGGTCATGCTCGTGCACACCTACTACGGCTACAACGCCTCCGGCGGCCCGGTCGGCGTGGGTATCGCCGTCGGACAGGCCGTGCGCACCTCGCTCATCGTCGTCGTGACGATCGTGCTGTTCATCTCCCTGGCCGTCTACGGCGCGTCGGGCAACTTCAACCTCTCCGGATAG
- a CDS encoding ferredoxin: MRVEVDRDRCEGNAVCVGIAPDLFELDDEDYAVVKADPVPAGEEAVAEQAVAECPRAALIRHD; the protein is encoded by the coding sequence ATGCGAGTGGAAGTGGATCGTGACCGTTGTGAAGGCAACGCCGTCTGCGTCGGAATAGCCCCCGACCTGTTCGAGCTCGATGACGAGGACTACGCGGTGGTGAAGGCCGACCCCGTACCCGCCGGGGAGGAGGCCGTGGCCGAGCAGGCCGTCGCCGAGTGCCCCCGCGCCGCCCTGATCCGACACGACTAG
- a CDS encoding AMP-binding protein — translation MLLDRRGDRHAGLRTREQQWSWDEVVAESAARARLATALHRENARGTPFHIGVLLDNVPDFVFWLGAAALAGATVVGLNPTRGASDLAADIRHADCAMIVTDTAGSERLAGLDHGIAAEAILRVDDDGYRRRLEECDGTSGAAPGVDGDTLLLLLFTSGTTGTSKAVRCTQGRLARIAYAATDKFGHHRGDVDYCCMPLFHGNALMALWAPALANGATVCLTPAFSASGFLPDVRFFGATFFTYVGKALAYLMATPEAPDDADNPLERGFGTEASPEDRKEFRRRFGAELFEGYGSSEGGAVAAPDQAAPPGALGRPAHPDVVVVDPDTAQPCPPAVLDETGRVRNADEAIGEIVDRRAARDFEGYYRNDAADAERTRNGWYWTGDLGYVDTDGFLYFAGRRGDWIRVDGENTSALTIERVLRRHPDVIAAAVYGVPDPRSGDQVMAAVEVADPRTFDAAALAAFLCAQEDLGAKGFPRLLRVSADLPATGSNKILKRDLQAQRWHTAEAVYRWAGRGQPEYRLMSAADRQALDDEFSSYGRESHA, via the coding sequence ATGCTGCTCGACCGTCGCGGCGACCGGCACGCCGGCCTGCGCACGCGGGAGCAGCAGTGGTCGTGGGACGAGGTGGTGGCCGAGTCGGCCGCGCGCGCGAGACTGGCGACCGCACTGCACCGCGAAAACGCCCGGGGTACGCCGTTTCACATCGGCGTCCTGCTCGACAACGTGCCGGACTTCGTGTTCTGGCTGGGCGCGGCCGCACTCGCAGGGGCAACCGTCGTCGGTCTCAATCCGACCCGCGGCGCATCGGATCTCGCCGCCGACATCCGGCATGCCGACTGCGCGATGATCGTCACCGACACCGCCGGTTCCGAGCGCCTCGCCGGTCTGGATCACGGCATCGCGGCCGAGGCGATCCTGCGCGTCGACGACGACGGCTATCGCCGTCGGCTCGAGGAGTGTGACGGAACATCGGGCGCCGCCCCCGGCGTCGATGGGGACACCCTGTTGCTGCTGTTGTTCACCTCCGGCACCACCGGCACGTCGAAGGCGGTGCGCTGCACTCAGGGCCGGCTGGCCCGGATCGCCTACGCGGCGACCGACAAGTTCGGTCACCACCGCGGCGACGTCGACTACTGCTGCATGCCGCTGTTCCACGGCAACGCGCTCATGGCGCTGTGGGCGCCTGCGCTGGCCAACGGCGCGACGGTGTGTCTGACCCCGGCGTTCTCGGCGTCCGGTTTCCTGCCCGACGTCCGGTTCTTCGGCGCCACGTTCTTCACCTATGTCGGGAAGGCGCTGGCCTACCTGATGGCCACCCCGGAGGCGCCCGACGACGCCGACAACCCCCTGGAACGCGGATTCGGCACCGAGGCCTCCCCTGAGGACCGGAAGGAGTTCCGGCGCCGGTTCGGCGCCGAACTGTTCGAGGGCTACGGCTCCAGCGAGGGCGGAGCGGTGGCGGCACCGGACCAGGCCGCCCCGCCCGGCGCGCTCGGCCGCCCCGCCCACCCCGACGTGGTGGTCGTCGATCCCGACACAGCTCAGCCTTGTCCCCCTGCTGTCCTCGATGAGACGGGCCGGGTCCGCAACGCTGACGAGGCAATCGGCGAGATCGTCGACCGGCGCGCAGCGCGGGACTTCGAGGGGTACTACCGCAATGACGCCGCCGACGCCGAGCGAACCCGCAATGGCTGGTATTGGACCGGGGACCTCGGCTACGTCGACACCGACGGATTCCTGTACTTCGCGGGCAGGCGGGGTGACTGGATCCGCGTCGACGGGGAGAACACCTCGGCGCTGACGATCGAACGGGTGCTGCGGCGCCATCCGGACGTCATCGCCGCGGCGGTGTACGGGGTGCCCGATCCGCGTTCCGGCGACCAGGTGATGGCCGCCGTCGAGGTCGCCGATCCGCGCACCTTCGACGCCGCCGCGCTCGCCGCGTTCCTCTGTGCGCAGGAGGATCTGGGCGCCAAGGGGTTCCCCCGGCTGCTTCGTGTGTCGGCCGACCTGCCGGCCACCGGGTCGAACAAGATCCTCAAACGCGATCTGCAGGCGCAGCGCTGGCACACCGCGGAGGCGGTGTACCGCTGGGCCGGTCGCGGACAACCGGAGTACCGGCTCATGAGCGCCGCCGACCGGCAGGCGCTCGACGACGAGTTCTCGTCGTACGGAAGGGAATCCCATGCGTGA
- a CDS encoding MCE family protein, producing the protein MANGDAKRSHVRIAAAILAALVLAAAVFTYLSYTAAFTPTDEVTILSPRAGLVMETKAKVKYRGLQVGQVESIEYAGDDAKLTLAINRDDLDYIPSNATVRIAGNTIFGAKSVEFLAPQDPEKTSLRPGTQVRAQDVQLEVNTLFQTLSDVLAKVDPVNLNATLSALAEGLRGHGDDLGAGLSGLNYYLQQLNPKLPTLQDDFRKAAIVTNIYGDAAPDLVKVFDNAPAISRTVVEEQDNLNATLLAATGLGNNAADTLEPGADDFIAAIQRLRAPLRVAGEYSPEIGCVLEGTSNAIDRFAPIIGGIRPGLFVSSNFLPGAPAYTYPESLPLVNASGGPNCRGLPNVPSKQYGGSWYRTPFLVTDNAYVPFQPNTELQFDAPSTLQFLFNGAYAERDDY; encoded by the coding sequence ATGGCCAACGGTGACGCCAAGCGCAGCCACGTGAGGATCGCTGCGGCGATCCTCGCCGCGCTGGTGCTCGCCGCCGCCGTGTTCACCTACCTGTCCTACACAGCGGCGTTCACGCCCACCGACGAGGTGACGATCCTGTCGCCGCGGGCCGGTCTGGTGATGGAGACCAAGGCCAAGGTCAAGTACCGCGGCCTGCAGGTCGGCCAGGTCGAGTCCATCGAATACGCCGGCGACGACGCCAAACTGACCCTGGCCATCAACAGAGACGATTTGGACTACATCCCGTCCAACGCCACGGTCCGCATCGCCGGCAACACGATCTTCGGCGCCAAGTCCGTGGAGTTCCTGGCCCCGCAGGACCCCGAGAAGACCTCGCTGCGGCCGGGTACGCAGGTGCGCGCCCAGGACGTCCAGCTCGAGGTCAACACGCTGTTCCAGACCCTCAGTGACGTGCTGGCCAAGGTCGACCCGGTGAATCTGAACGCGACGCTGTCGGCGCTGGCGGAGGGGCTGCGCGGCCACGGCGACGACCTGGGCGCCGGCCTGTCCGGGCTCAATTACTATCTGCAGCAACTGAACCCGAAGCTGCCGACCCTGCAGGACGACTTCCGTAAGGCCGCCATCGTCACGAACATCTATGGTGACGCCGCGCCCGACCTGGTGAAGGTGTTCGACAACGCGCCGGCGATCAGCCGGACCGTGGTCGAGGAGCAGGACAACCTCAACGCCACGCTGCTGGCCGCCACCGGTCTGGGCAACAACGCGGCGGACACGCTGGAACCCGGTGCCGACGACTTCATAGCCGCGATCCAGCGGTTGCGGGCGCCGCTGCGGGTGGCCGGCGAGTACTCACCGGAGATCGGTTGCGTGCTCGAGGGCACCTCCAACGCCATCGACCGGTTCGCGCCGATCATCGGCGGCATCCGGCCCGGCCTGTTCGTCTCGTCGAACTTCCTTCCCGGTGCGCCGGCGTACACCTATCCGGAGAGCCTGCCGCTCGTGAACGCCTCCGGCGGCCCGAATTGCCGCGGCCTGCCCAATGTTCCGAGCAAGCAGTACGGCGGCAGCTGGTATCGCACACCGTTCCTCGTCACCGACAACGCCTACGTGCCGTTCCAGCCGAACACCGAGCTGCAGTTCGACGCCCCGTCGACCCTGCAGTTCCTGTTCAACGGCGCATACGCCGAAAGGGACGACTACTGA
- the fadD17 gene encoding long-chain-fatty-acid--CoA ligase FadD17: protein MGTPVAPTVSALVASLADVEDRGVYGIDGAGEPSYINWRSHIRQGAALAAALRARLDPTRPPHVGVLAGNTRFFSTVLVAAALSGIVPVGLNPTRRGAALQRDIDHADCQLVLADRGSAVDGIAAVDVESCAFAAEVAAYADADVEFRPAGPDDLFMLIFTSGTSGDPKAVRCTHEKVAVPGQMLSQRFGLGATDTCYLSMPLFHSNAIMAGWAPAVAAGASIALRRKFSASQFFPDIRRVGATYANYVGKPLSYILATPERPDDADNPLRVAYGNEGAPRDLTRFARRFAVEVVDGFGSSEGGVSIARTPDTPEGALGPLVAGVTILDVDTGEECPPGVIGELVNTEGPGQFRGYYRDPEAEADRMRGGVYHSGDLAYRDENGFAYFAGRLGDWMRVDGENLGTAPIERILMRYPDVTEAVVYPIPDEAVGDRVMAALVVPDPTGFDPSAFAEFLSRQTDLGPKQWPVCVRVATALPRTETFKVVKRRLSAEGADCDDPVHEIVRP from the coding sequence GTGGGCACTCCCGTCGCACCGACCGTGTCCGCCCTGGTGGCGTCGCTGGCCGATGTCGAGGACCGGGGCGTGTACGGCATCGACGGCGCCGGGGAGCCGTCGTACATCAACTGGCGCAGCCACATTCGGCAGGGCGCCGCACTGGCGGCGGCACTGCGGGCGCGCCTGGATCCGACGCGGCCGCCCCATGTCGGGGTGTTGGCGGGCAACACGAGGTTCTTCTCCACGGTGCTGGTGGCCGCCGCGCTCTCGGGCATCGTGCCGGTCGGGCTGAACCCCACTCGGCGAGGGGCCGCGCTGCAGCGCGACATCGACCACGCGGACTGTCAGCTGGTGCTGGCCGACCGCGGTAGTGCGGTGGATGGCATCGCGGCGGTCGACGTCGAATCCTGTGCGTTCGCCGCCGAAGTGGCCGCGTACGCCGACGCCGACGTCGAGTTCCGGCCCGCCGGCCCCGACGACCTGTTCATGTTGATCTTCACCTCGGGCACCAGCGGCGATCCCAAGGCGGTGCGCTGCACGCACGAGAAGGTGGCCGTCCCCGGCCAGATGCTGTCCCAGCGGTTCGGCCTCGGCGCCACGGACACCTGCTACCTGTCCATGCCGCTGTTCCACTCCAACGCGATCATGGCCGGGTGGGCGCCCGCGGTGGCCGCAGGCGCGTCGATCGCGTTGCGGCGCAAGTTCTCGGCGTCGCAGTTCTTCCCCGACATCCGCCGCGTCGGGGCCACCTACGCCAACTACGTCGGCAAGCCACTGTCCTACATCCTGGCCACTCCCGAGCGGCCCGACGACGCGGACAACCCGCTGCGCGTCGCCTACGGCAACGAGGGCGCACCGCGTGATCTGACGCGCTTCGCGCGACGGTTCGCCGTCGAGGTGGTCGACGGGTTCGGGTCGAGCGAGGGCGGGGTGTCGATCGCCCGCACGCCCGACACTCCGGAGGGTGCGCTCGGACCACTGGTCGCCGGTGTGACGATCCTGGACGTCGACACCGGCGAGGAATGCCCGCCCGGCGTGATCGGCGAACTGGTCAACACCGAGGGGCCCGGCCAGTTCCGCGGCTACTACCGGGATCCCGAGGCCGAGGCCGACCGCATGCGCGGCGGGGTTTACCACAGCGGCGACCTGGCTTACCGGGACGAGAACGGCTTCGCGTACTTCGCCGGCCGCCTGGGCGACTGGATGCGGGTCGACGGCGAGAACCTCGGCACCGCACCCATCGAGCGCATCCTCATGCGCTACCCCGACGTCACCGAGGCGGTCGTCTACCCGATTCCCGACGAGGCGGTCGGCGACCGGGTGATGGCTGCGCTGGTGGTGCCCGACCCGACGGGCTTCGACCCGTCGGCGTTCGCCGAATTCCTGTCGCGCCAGACCGATCTCGGACCCAAGCAGTGGCCGGTGTGCGTGCGGGTGGCGACGGCGCTGCCACGCACCGAGACCTTCAAGGTGGTCAAGCGCAGGCTGTCGGCCGAGGGCGCCGACTGTGATGATCCCGTGCACGAGATCGTCCGGCCGTGA
- a CDS encoding MCE family protein, with protein sequence MSRLSRENRILVNVGVFTVVMLLVGAMLVVVFGEFRFGSDKNYHATFTDASRLKAGQDVRISGVPVGSVKDVTLNDDNTVDVAFNLSERYQLYTSTRAVVRYENLVGDRYLEIVSGPGDLVKVPPGGTLTNTQPALDLDALLGGLRPVFKGLDGQKINEVSNAIIELLQGQGGALSQMLSSTAAFTQNLAARDQLIGDVINDLNTVLGTVDEKGAQFDATVDRLQKLLTGLAEGRDPIAGAIGPLATATTDLTETLQNSRRPLQGVLENVRPLAQRLDERKGDVNKVIEPLAENYLRLNALGAYGSFFNIYYCSIRMKINGPAGSDILIPFGGPSDPSKGRCSDNG encoded by the coding sequence ATGAGCCGACTCAGTAGGGAGAACCGCATCCTGGTCAACGTCGGGGTGTTCACCGTGGTCATGCTGCTGGTGGGCGCGATGCTGGTGGTGGTGTTCGGGGAGTTCCGCTTCGGATCGGACAAGAACTACCACGCGACGTTCACCGATGCGTCGCGGCTCAAGGCCGGCCAGGACGTCCGTATCTCCGGCGTGCCGGTGGGCAGCGTCAAGGACGTCACGCTCAACGACGACAACACCGTCGATGTCGCGTTCAATCTCAGCGAGCGCTACCAGCTCTACACGTCGACCCGGGCCGTGGTCCGCTACGAGAACCTGGTCGGCGATCGCTACCTGGAGATCGTGTCCGGGCCCGGAGACCTGGTGAAGGTGCCACCCGGCGGCACGTTGACCAACACCCAGCCGGCACTGGATCTCGACGCGCTCCTCGGCGGCCTGCGTCCGGTGTTCAAGGGCCTCGACGGGCAGAAGATCAACGAGGTCAGCAACGCGATCATCGAACTCCTCCAGGGTCAGGGTGGTGCACTGTCCCAGATGCTCTCCAGCACAGCCGCATTCACGCAGAATCTGGCGGCGCGCGACCAGCTGATCGGCGATGTGATCAACGACCTCAACACCGTGCTGGGCACCGTCGACGAGAAGGGCGCCCAGTTCGACGCCACCGTCGACCGACTGCAGAAGCTGCTGACCGGTCTGGCCGAGGGGCGTGACCCCATCGCCGGGGCCATCGGGCCGCTCGCCACGGCCACCACCGACTTGACCGAGACGCTGCAGAACAGCCGGCGGCCGCTGCAGGGCGTGCTCGAGAACGTGCGCCCGCTGGCGCAGCGCCTCGACGAGCGCAAGGGTGACGTCAACAAGGTGATCGAGCCGCTGGCCGAGAACTATCTGCGGCTCAACGCTCTCGGCGCGTACGGATCGTTCTTCAACATCTACTACTGCTCGATCCGCATGAAGATCAACGGCCCGGCGGGCAGTGACATCCTTATTCCGTTCGGCGGACCGTCGGACCCGTCGAAGGGGAGGTGTTCCGACAATGGCTAG